A window of Aquitalea denitrificans contains these coding sequences:
- a CDS encoding ferric reductase-like transmembrane domain-containing protein, with translation MKTFRWTAYPLASAMLLTALAFVLCHALYIPWPDNYFAWRREFMLLSGVELIMLMSLGMLLGMRPLWLERLWGGLDKLYRLHRRLGIAAGLMLSAHWLLDLSPRWLIQLGLIAPKVRSFHPHVFSWTGLAKQVGEWAAWAVLGLVIIALLRMVPYGFWRKLHKLFAPVYLMGVFHSVILTPTAFWWTPLGWALAVLLLAGIYAALASLRRKVGSLQRHAGTVTAVQALPGNMLEIRCDVPRWPGHQSGQFALLRLDAAEGAHPFTIASAWPGHGELRFVIKALGDYTSGLPGRVQTGSKVMLEGPYGGFTGGVDGRPLSGPQVWVAGGVGVTPFLAWLQSSWQPAGIPVDFFYCVRKASEAAGLDEVRHACQRLGIRLHLLESDHGQRLDVGALPEAADVWFCGPEGLGQSLQRQLASRAVPPRFHHEAFSLR, from the coding sequence ATGAAAACTTTCCGCTGGACTGCCTATCCGCTAGCCAGTGCCATGTTGCTGACCGCACTGGCTTTCGTGCTGTGTCACGCGCTGTACATTCCCTGGCCGGACAATTACTTTGCCTGGCGTCGCGAATTCATGCTGTTAAGCGGCGTGGAGCTGATCATGCTGATGTCGCTGGGCATGCTGTTGGGCATGCGCCCCCTGTGGCTGGAAAGGCTGTGGGGCGGGCTGGACAAGCTGTACCGGCTGCACCGCCGGCTGGGTATTGCCGCAGGACTGATGCTGTCTGCCCATTGGTTGCTGGATCTGTCGCCGCGCTGGCTGATCCAGCTGGGTCTGATTGCGCCAAAGGTGCGGTCATTTCATCCGCATGTGTTTTCCTGGACTGGCTTGGCCAAGCAGGTGGGAGAGTGGGCGGCCTGGGCCGTGCTGGGGCTGGTGATCATTGCCCTGCTGCGCATGGTGCCATATGGTTTCTGGCGCAAATTGCACAAACTGTTTGCCCCGGTTTACCTGATGGGGGTGTTTCATAGCGTCATCCTGACGCCGACGGCGTTCTGGTGGACCCCGCTGGGCTGGGCGCTGGCGGTGCTGCTGCTGGCTGGCATCTATGCCGCACTGGCTTCTCTGCGGCGCAAGGTGGGCAGCTTGCAGCGTCATGCCGGCACGGTTACCGCGGTGCAGGCTCTGCCGGGCAATATGCTGGAAATCCGTTGTGATGTACCGCGCTGGCCAGGTCATCAGTCTGGGCAGTTTGCCTTGTTGCGACTGGATGCTGCCGAGGGCGCGCATCCCTTTACCATTGCCTCGGCCTGGCCGGGGCATGGTGAGCTGCGCTTTGTCATCAAGGCGCTGGGTGATTACACCTCAGGCCTGCCTGGTCGTGTGCAAACCGGTAGCAAGGTGATGCTGGAAGGACCTTATGGCGGTTTTACCGGCGGGGTGGATGGTCGCCCCTTGTCCGGGCCGCAGGTGTGGGTAGCAGGTGGGGTGGGGGTGACGCCTTTCCTGGCCTGGTTGCAGTCTTCCTGGCAGCCCGCGGGCATACCGGTGGATTTTTTTTATTGCGTACGCAAGGCCAGCGAAGCTGCTGGGCTGGATGAGGTGCGCCATGCTTGCCAGCGGCTGGGTATTCGCCTGCACTTGCTGGAGAGCGATCATGGTCAGCGGCTGGATGTCGGAGCGCTGCCTGAGGCTGCGGATGTATGGTTCTGTGGGCCGGAGGGTCTGGGGCAAAGCTTGCAGCGCCAACTGGCCAGCCGTGCCGTGCCGCCGCGTTTCCACCACGAGGCCTTTTCCCTGCGTTGA
- a CDS encoding sensor domain-containing diguanylate cyclase codes for MEIRSTSSLTQPSTLPLPEILDSLVELTAQRERRTLEISLLATLRELMADCTIALYNCRWIDGHPWWRIQLDSLEEPPAQNQPWTLPGSKMLRILLQQDQHQAIHPIDTGLCVPLYQTNQVVAVLMVTPSAQAVVDHKLLIALARIHENFLNLLHASDSDTLTGLYNRRKFDSQLFSLVGDPSGDKRRIPLLALLDIDHFKQVNDNYGHIIGDEVLLMLAQRMQQFFGEDDGLYRYGGEEFAILFHSVSEEKAQAILEGFCTRISNHPFPQVGQVTVSIGFTRLDQGLVPAQVIDRADKALYYVKTHGRNQVCQFETLLRQGLVQEVEIASGDIDLF; via the coding sequence ATGGAAATACGCAGTACCTCTTCACTCACCCAGCCATCCACGCTCCCTCTGCCGGAAATCCTGGATAGCCTGGTTGAACTGACGGCCCAGCGCGAGCGCAGAACGCTGGAGATCAGCCTGCTGGCCACGCTGCGCGAGCTGATGGCCGACTGCACCATTGCGCTGTACAACTGTCGCTGGATAGACGGCCACCCCTGGTGGCGCATTCAGTTGGACAGTCTGGAAGAACCCCCCGCACAAAATCAACCCTGGACCCTGCCGGGCAGCAAGATGTTACGCATCCTGTTGCAGCAGGATCAACACCAGGCCATCCACCCTATCGATACCGGCCTGTGTGTACCGCTATACCAGACCAATCAGGTGGTGGCCGTCCTGATGGTGACGCCGTCTGCCCAGGCTGTGGTGGACCACAAACTGCTGATTGCCCTGGCACGCATCCATGAGAATTTTCTCAATCTGCTGCATGCATCTGACAGTGACACCCTCACCGGTCTCTACAACCGACGCAAATTCGACAGCCAACTGTTCTCGCTGGTGGGAGATCCATCTGGTGACAAGCGCCGCATACCGTTGCTGGCCTTGCTGGATATCGATCACTTCAAGCAAGTCAATGACAACTACGGGCATATCATCGGCGATGAAGTCCTGCTGATGCTGGCCCAGCGCATGCAACAGTTTTTTGGCGAGGACGATGGCCTGTACCGCTACGGAGGCGAGGAGTTTGCCATTCTGTTCCACAGCGTCAGCGAGGAAAAAGCCCAGGCCATTCTTGAAGGTTTCTGCACCCGTATTTCCAACCACCCCTTTCCACAAGTGGGCCAGGTAACGGTTAGCATTGGCTTTACCCGACTGGATCAGGGCCTGGTGCCGGCACAAGTCATCGACCGGGCCGACAAGGCGCTGTACTACGTCAAAACCCATGGTCGCAATCAGGTCTGCCAGTTTGAAACCCTGTTGCGGCAGGGACTGGTGCAAGAGGTCGAAATCGCCAGCGGCGACATCGACCTGTTCTGA
- the dut gene encoding dUTP diphosphatase, whose translation MKPVVDVKVLDPRLHDNLPDYATPGSAGLDLRAAIDKDLLIAPGETQLVPTGMAIHIADPKLAAMILPRSGLGHKHGIVLGNLVGLIDSDYQGQLFVSVWNRGHTAFRLAPLERIAQMIIVPVVQVEFNLVDDFSQSERGEGGFGSTGRS comes from the coding sequence ATGAAACCTGTTGTAGACGTCAAAGTGCTGGACCCGCGCCTGCACGACAACCTGCCCGATTACGCCACGCCGGGCTCCGCCGGCCTCGACCTGCGGGCTGCCATCGACAAGGACTTGCTGATTGCACCGGGTGAAACCCAACTGGTGCCCACCGGCATGGCCATTCACATTGCCGACCCCAAGCTGGCGGCAATGATCCTGCCGCGCTCCGGCCTTGGCCACAAGCATGGCATCGTGCTAGGCAACCTGGTTGGCCTGATCGACTCGGACTATCAGGGCCAGCTGTTTGTCTCGGTATGGAACCGAGGCCACACTGCCTTCCGCCTGGCTCCGCTAGAACGCATTGCCCAGATGATCATCGTGCCGGTGGTACAGGTGGAATTCAACCTGGTGGATGACTTCAGCCAGTCCGAACGCGGCGAAGGCGGCTTCGGCAGCACTGGTCGCAGTTGA
- the coaBC gene encoding bifunctional phosphopantothenoylcysteine decarboxylase/phosphopantothenate--cysteine ligase CoaBC: MTARRILLGVSGGIAAYKTAELTRLLVKAGHQVEVVMTEAATRFVTPVTFQALSGNAVYTDIWDPRPDNAMAHIQLSRRADAFLIAPASTNLLFKLAHGVSDDLISTLAAARTCPLIVAPAMNRQMWQNPPTQRNVAQLKADGVAVWGPDSGAQACGEVGEGRMLEPEALAEMLEGFFVAKTLAGKKVLLTAGPTFEAIDTVRGITNISSGKMGYALARACRDAGAEVTLISGPTGMPAPIGMRRIDVDSARQMYDGVMQEVGHADIFISVAAVADYRVKNRSEHKIKKGAGLPVIELEENPDILATVASLPAAPFCVGFAAESQNLLEFAESKRKKKRLPLLVANLAQHAMGADSNQVVLLDDAGAHALPDLPKPAVARAIVEHLTHLLPR; encoded by the coding sequence ATGACAGCCAGACGCATCCTGCTTGGCGTAAGCGGTGGCATTGCCGCCTACAAAACTGCCGAACTGACCCGCCTGCTGGTCAAGGCCGGCCATCAGGTAGAAGTGGTGATGACTGAAGCGGCTACCCGCTTTGTTACCCCGGTCACCTTTCAGGCCCTGTCGGGCAATGCGGTCTACACTGATATTTGGGACCCGCGTCCGGACAATGCCATGGCGCACATCCAGCTGTCGCGCCGTGCAGATGCCTTCCTGATTGCCCCGGCCAGTACCAACCTGCTGTTCAAGCTGGCCCACGGCGTGAGCGATGACCTGATCTCCACCCTGGCCGCCGCCCGCACCTGTCCGCTGATTGTCGCTCCGGCGATGAATCGCCAGATGTGGCAAAACCCGCCCACCCAGCGCAATGTCGCTCAGCTCAAGGCTGATGGCGTGGCCGTATGGGGGCCGGACTCCGGCGCGCAAGCCTGCGGTGAAGTAGGTGAAGGCCGCATGCTGGAACCAGAAGCGCTGGCCGAGATGCTGGAAGGCTTTTTCGTGGCCAAGACCCTGGCGGGCAAAAAAGTGCTGCTCACCGCCGGCCCCACTTTTGAAGCCATCGATACCGTACGCGGCATCACCAATATCAGCTCCGGCAAGATGGGTTATGCGCTGGCACGTGCCTGTCGCGATGCCGGTGCCGAGGTAACGCTGATTTCCGGCCCCACCGGCATGCCGGCACCGATAGGCATGCGCCGCATTGACGTTGACAGTGCCCGGCAAATGTACGATGGCGTGATGCAGGAAGTGGGTCATGCGGACATTTTCATCAGCGTGGCCGCCGTGGCGGACTACCGGGTGAAAAACCGTTCCGAGCACAAGATCAAGAAAGGTGCCGGCCTGCCGGTGATCGAACTGGAAGAAAACCCGGACATCCTGGCTACCGTGGCCAGTCTGCCCGCCGCACCGTTCTGTGTCGGCTTTGCCGCCGAAAGCCAGAACCTGCTGGAATTTGCCGAGAGCAAACGCAAGAAAAAACGGCTGCCGCTGCTGGTGGCCAATCTGGCGCAACACGCCATGGGTGCGGACAGCAACCAGGTTGTGCTGCTGGACGATGCCGGTGCGCATGCGCTGCCGGACCTGCCCAAGCCCGCCGTGGCCCGGGCCATTGTCGAGCATCTGACCCATCTGCTGCCTCGTTAA
- the radC gene encoding RadC family protein, which yields MSITDWPLAERPREKLLAQGAAALSDAELLAIFLRTGIRGMTAVDMARQLLTQFGSLAALLGCRLDDFERCPGLGAAKYAQLMACKELSSRALAEEMKLSDALDGPDAVKNYLRWVIGRRDIEVFVVLFLTAQHRVITVEEVASGTLTEARVYPREVARRCLQHNAAAVIVAHNHPSGVAEPSAADRALTESLRAALALLDCRLLDHFVVTGSQAVSMAELGCL from the coding sequence ATGTCCATCACCGATTGGCCGCTGGCCGAACGTCCTCGTGAAAAATTGCTGGCCCAGGGTGCGGCGGCCCTGTCGGATGCCGAATTACTGGCCATCTTCCTGCGTACCGGCATCAGGGGGATGACCGCCGTGGACATGGCGCGGCAATTGCTGACACAGTTTGGCTCGCTGGCGGCACTGCTGGGTTGCCGGTTGGATGATTTTGAGCGCTGCCCAGGTCTTGGGGCTGCCAAGTATGCGCAGCTGATGGCATGCAAGGAACTGTCGAGCCGGGCGCTTGCCGAAGAAATGAAGCTGAGTGATGCGCTGGATGGGCCGGATGCGGTAAAGAACTACCTGCGCTGGGTGATAGGTCGGCGCGATATCGAAGTATTTGTGGTGCTGTTTCTGACGGCGCAGCACCGGGTGATTACCGTGGAGGAAGTAGCCAGCGGTACGCTCACCGAGGCCCGTGTCTACCCGCGCGAGGTAGCACGGCGCTGTCTGCAACACAATGCAGCTGCCGTGATCGTGGCACACAACCATCCATCCGGGGTGGCAGAACCTTCGGCGGCGGACCGGGCGCTCACCGAAAGCCTGCGTGCCGCGCTGGCCTTGCTGGATTGTCGTTTGCTGGACCATTTTGTGGTAACGGGCAGCCAGGCGGTGTCGATGGCCGAGCTTGGCTGCTTGTGA
- a CDS encoding oxidoreductase, translated as MEKYRIGMIGAGVTGTPLLQQLLDAPFVEMVGVADLDLRLPGIELARARGVPVTSNFIEIAEQGDQVDIIIDVTGSRKVREDLRRFMQFSGNSHTVIVHERVALLMMSLGAGTQVETQHEEMGY; from the coding sequence ATGGAAAAATACAGAATCGGCATGATAGGCGCAGGTGTAACCGGCACCCCGCTGCTCCAGCAACTGCTGGATGCCCCGTTTGTTGAAATGGTCGGGGTGGCCGATCTGGATTTGCGTCTGCCCGGTATCGAGCTGGCGCGGGCACGCGGTGTGCCGGTAACCAGCAATTTCATCGAGATTGCCGAGCAGGGTGATCAGGTGGACATCATCATCGACGTGACCGGCTCGCGTAAGGTGCGTGAGGATCTGCGCCGCTTCATGCAGTTTTCCGGTAACAGCCATACCGTGATCGTACACGAGCGCGTTGCCTTGCTGATGATGTCGCTGGGTGCTGGCACACAAGTAGAAACCCAGCACGAGGAAATGGGCTATTGA
- a CDS encoding 3'-5' exonuclease: MLGNLKRQWQRRMLKDPRYATLFVDDTQEVVSVDCETTSLKVQEAELLSIGAVRLRGNRILSSQAFYVLVKPTRKLESRNISIHGLRPMDVSEGLDADDAVRQLLDFIGGRPLVGYYLEYDVAVLNKYVRGITGISLPNRQIEVSGRYYDYKFKQNPGAYIDLRLAELIADLQVPALPRHDALNDAITAGMLYLALKQRGFG; this comes from the coding sequence ATGCTGGGCAATCTCAAACGCCAGTGGCAGCGCCGCATGCTGAAAGACCCGCGCTATGCCACCCTGTTTGTCGACGACACACAGGAGGTGGTCAGCGTGGACTGCGAAACCACCAGCCTGAAAGTACAGGAAGCCGAGCTGTTGTCGATTGGTGCAGTACGGCTGCGCGGCAACCGCATCCTGTCCAGCCAGGCCTTTTATGTGCTGGTAAAACCCACGCGCAAACTGGAAAGCCGCAATATCAGCATTCACGGGCTGCGGCCCATGGATGTGTCGGAAGGTCTGGATGCTGACGACGCGGTGCGGCAATTGCTGGACTTCATCGGCGGGCGGCCACTGGTGGGCTATTACCTGGAATACGATGTGGCCGTGCTCAACAAATATGTGCGCGGCATCACCGGCATCAGCCTGCCCAACCGGCAGATCGAAGTCTCCGGCCGCTATTACGACTACAAGTTCAAGCAAAACCCCGGTGCCTACATCGACCTGCGGCTGGCCGAGCTGATTGCCGACCTGCAAGTACCGGCCCTGCCGCGTCACGACGCGCTGAACGACGCCATTACCGCCGGCATGCTGTACCTGGCCTTGAAACAGCGCGGCTTTGGCTGA
- a CDS encoding putative nucleotidyltransferase substrate binding domain-containing protein, which yields MSRFDFSHPPFDTLTPSEQQTLEKHADIQFFADEECLLGPSDRVEALYVVLKGSVREMAGDEVITLYRERDTFDARAMVAGQTPHRFVVHEEALLYTLPRDVVMALTEQNPRFGAYFYASVSEKFGSMAQRAGNRELQTLLTATVGDVGGRTPVFVDGSTSVREAARVMKDNKVKSVLVRHDGKLGIFTTTDFRDIVLNEVPGSTSLATLCRFELLTVDVGDFLFNALLIMTRRNIRRLVVTDNGEAIGILSQVDILSYFSNHSHLIAQRLERADTLDELAEISGQITRLVQILFSHGVKAPQLGRLVQTLNARLFSRTWQLLAPAEVQDNSCLLVMGSEGRGEQILKTDQDNALILRNGFNHPELPAICEAFSAALARFGYPPCQGQIMVNNAAWRLTESQLQQQIHQWVYQPDGAALMNLAIYVDAEAVVGDASLLERSHAYLLQQLRDDASFFSRFARAIEQFDTPLGLFSHLLTKERNGKAMLDLKKGGIFPLVHGVRSLSLEHGISQCNTFDRLHALAEAGHLDRELANEIAESLSFLLTLKLSQGLQQVSLGKLPGNQIEPDQLSTLERDLLKDALGVVKKFRTQLRHHFRLGSF from the coding sequence ATGAGCCGCTTCGACTTCAGCCATCCGCCCTTCGACACCCTGACGCCCAGCGAACAGCAAACGCTGGAAAAACACGCCGACATCCAGTTTTTTGCCGATGAGGAATGCCTGCTCGGCCCCAGCGACCGGGTAGAAGCCCTGTATGTGGTGCTCAAAGGTAGTGTGCGCGAAATGGCGGGCGACGAAGTCATCACCCTCTACCGCGAGCGCGACACCTTCGACGCCCGCGCCATGGTGGCCGGCCAGACCCCGCACCGCTTTGTGGTGCACGAAGAAGCCCTGCTCTACACCCTGCCGCGGGATGTGGTGATGGCGCTGACCGAACAGAACCCGCGTTTTGGCGCGTACTTTTATGCCAGCGTGTCGGAGAAGTTCGGCAGCATGGCGCAGCGTGCCGGCAACCGCGAACTGCAAACCCTGCTGACCGCCACCGTAGGCGATGTCGGGGGGCGTACCCCGGTGTTCGTGGACGGCAGCACCAGCGTGCGTGAAGCGGCGCGGGTGATGAAGGACAACAAGGTCAAGTCGGTGCTGGTACGCCATGACGGCAAGCTGGGCATTTTCACCACCACTGATTTTCGTGACATCGTGCTCAACGAAGTCCCCGGCAGCACGTCACTGGCCACCCTGTGCCGCTTCGAACTGCTCACCGTCGACGTGGGCGACTTCCTGTTCAATGCGCTGCTGATCATGACCCGGCGCAATATCCGCCGCCTGGTGGTCACCGACAATGGCGAGGCCATCGGTATCTTGTCGCAGGTGGACATCCTGTCCTACTTCTCCAACCACTCCCACCTGATTGCACAGCGACTGGAACGCGCGGATACGCTGGACGAACTGGCGGAAATCTCCGGTCAGATCACCCGTCTGGTACAAATCCTGTTCAGCCACGGCGTGAAAGCCCCGCAACTGGGCCGGCTGGTGCAAACGCTCAATGCGCGGCTGTTCTCCCGCACCTGGCAGCTATTGGCGCCAGCAGAAGTGCAGGACAACAGCTGCCTGCTGGTAATGGGTTCGGAAGGCCGTGGCGAGCAGATCCTCAAGACCGATCAGGACAATGCGCTGATCCTGCGCAACGGCTTCAACCACCCGGAACTGCCCGCCATCTGCGAAGCCTTTTCCGCCGCGCTGGCCCGCTTTGGCTATCCGCCCTGCCAGGGCCAGATCATGGTCAACAATGCCGCCTGGCGGCTGACCGAAAGCCAGCTGCAACAGCAGATTCACCAATGGGTGTACCAGCCGGACGGTGCCGCATTGATGAACCTGGCCATCTATGTGGATGCCGAAGCCGTCGTCGGCGATGCCAGCCTGCTGGAACGCAGCCATGCCTATTTGCTGCAACAGCTACGCGACGATGCCAGCTTTTTCTCGCGCTTTGCCCGCGCCATCGAACAATTCGACACACCGCTGGGACTGTTTTCACACCTGCTGACCAAGGAGCGCAACGGCAAGGCCATGCTGGATCTGAAAAAAGGCGGCATTTTCCCGCTGGTCCATGGCGTGCGTTCGCTCTCGCTGGAACACGGAATCAGCCAATGCAACACCTTCGACCGGCTGCATGCGCTGGCCGAAGCCGGACACCTGGACAGGGAGCTGGCCAATGAAATCGCTGAATCACTATCCTTCCTGCTCACCCTCAAGCTCAGTCAGGGCTTGCAGCAGGTCTCGCTGGGCAAGCTGCCGGGCAACCAGATCGAACCGGATCAGCTCTCCACGCTGGAACGCGACCTGCTGAAAGACGCCCTGGGCGTGGTGAAGAAATTCCGCACCCAGCTGCGCCACCATTTCCGTCTGGGGAGCTTCTGA
- a CDS encoding PLP-dependent aminotransferase family protein, with the protein MNQEPLYQQLVNEWITLIQNGVMQAGERLPSVRKACDIHKVSPSTILLAYRTLEDRGFIEARPQSGFYVKAAASLPLPRMRRQSEAAPTGEVVDHIEAVMRVQTSADFIDLSLASPRGSDFYPTNRFKHIMGRLLRQQPELTTDYPFPPGSARLRRQIAQRAVSWGCVLAPDDIVITNGCSEALQLALRAVCKPGDTVGLESPTYFYLLPLLKSLGLSVIEIPTHPNSGLSLDALELLLSEKRLQAIVTMPTVHNPLGSTMPPEAKRRLAQLVNDYRVPLIEDAPHADLHYGSQTPDAVKAFDRDGWVLLCSSYSKTLAPGFRIGWIAAGRFAREVLQLKCASSLGQPRLLEETLAEYLESGGYDHHLRLIRRHFMSQMERLRGTVASRFPQGTRATLPSGGCLLWVELPAGVDTLELFHAALAERITVVPGVMYSARGRYRNCLRLSCCYPWNEAYERALVRVGELASGMGGSGLITLGD; encoded by the coding sequence ATGAATCAGGAGCCGCTCTACCAGCAGCTGGTCAATGAATGGATCACGCTGATCCAGAACGGCGTAATGCAGGCTGGCGAACGGCTGCCTTCTGTCCGCAAGGCCTGCGACATCCACAAGGTCAGCCCGTCCACCATTCTGCTGGCCTACCGCACACTGGAAGACCGCGGCTTTATCGAGGCGCGGCCGCAATCCGGCTTTTATGTCAAAGCCGCCGCCAGCCTGCCGCTGCCACGCATGCGCCGCCAGAGCGAAGCCGCGCCCACCGGCGAAGTGGTGGACCATATCGAAGCGGTAATGCGGGTGCAGACGTCAGCTGACTTCATCGACCTGTCCCTGGCCAGTCCGCGTGGCAGCGACTTCTACCCCACCAACCGCTTCAAGCACATCATGGGGCGCTTGCTGCGCCAGCAACCGGAGCTGACCACCGACTACCCCTTCCCGCCCGGCTCGGCCCGCTTGCGCCGCCAGATTGCCCAGCGCGCGGTCAGCTGGGGCTGCGTGCTGGCCCCGGACGACATCGTCATCACCAATGGCTGTTCCGAAGCACTGCAACTGGCCTTGCGCGCCGTATGCAAGCCGGGTGATACGGTGGGGCTGGAATCACCCACCTATTTTTACCTGCTGCCACTGCTGAAAAGCCTGGGCCTGTCGGTGATCGAGATTCCCACCCACCCCAATAGCGGCCTGTCGCTGGATGCGCTGGAATTGCTGCTGTCGGAAAAGCGGCTGCAAGCCATTGTGACCATGCCCACCGTGCACAACCCGCTGGGCAGCACCATGCCGCCGGAAGCCAAGCGCCGGCTGGCACAGCTGGTCAACGACTACCGGGTGCCCCTGATCGAGGATGCCCCGCACGCCGACCTGCATTACGGCAGCCAGACGCCGGACGCGGTAAAGGCCTTCGACCGCGATGGCTGGGTGCTGCTGTGCTCCAGCTACAGCAAGACACTGGCACCGGGTTTTCGTATTGGCTGGATTGCCGCCGGGCGCTTTGCCCGCGAAGTGTTGCAACTGAAATGCGCCAGCTCGCTGGGTCAGCCGCGTCTGCTGGAAGAAACCCTGGCCGAATACCTGGAAAGCGGTGGTTACGACCACCACCTGCGGCTGATCCGTCGCCATTTCATGAGCCAGATGGAAAGGCTGCGCGGCACGGTGGCCAGCCGCTTTCCGCAAGGCACCCGCGCTACCCTGCCCTCCGGCGGCTGCCTGCTGTGGGTGGAACTGCCCGCTGGCGTGGACACGCTGGAGCTGTTTCATGCCGCACTGGCCGAGCGTATTACCGTGGTGCCGGGGGTGATGTATTCGGCGCGTGGCCGTTATCGCAACTGCCTGCGGCTGTCGTGCTGCTATCCGTGGAACGAAGCCTACGAACGGGCGCTGGTGCGGGTGGGCGAGCTGGCCTCCGGCATGGGCGGCAGCGGGCTGATCACGCTGGGGGACTGA
- a CDS encoding LysE family translocator encodes MNLVALVTYLLVMSITPGPNNLVLASSGVNYGFSRTLPALLGMALGLAVQIGLMTVFLGQVAGLISSVQLYLALAGCSYLLWLSWGMARAGAVDKADGAAAPMGLSGGLLFNWLNPKVWLMGFNIAVVFLPKHMDPLLAGALFAAITFAVGLPCIALWAGSGVAIRRWLASPRRLRAFNCGMAAMLAGTAFWLMAQMLPAHMLPVVSALI; translated from the coding sequence ATGAATCTTGTTGCCCTGGTCACCTATCTGTTGGTGATGTCCATCACCCCCGGCCCCAACAACCTGGTGCTGGCCTCGTCCGGCGTCAATTACGGTTTCAGCCGCACGCTGCCGGCCTTGCTGGGCATGGCACTGGGACTGGCCGTGCAGATCGGCCTGATGACGGTATTCCTGGGGCAGGTGGCCGGATTGATCAGCAGCGTGCAGCTGTATCTGGCACTGGCTGGCTGCAGTTATCTGTTGTGGCTGTCCTGGGGCATGGCGCGAGCAGGCGCGGTGGACAAAGCTGATGGCGCGGCGGCACCGATGGGCCTTAGCGGTGGTTTGCTGTTCAACTGGCTCAACCCCAAGGTGTGGCTGATGGGCTTCAATATTGCGGTGGTGTTTTTGCCCAAGCACATGGACCCGCTGCTGGCCGGTGCGCTGTTTGCCGCCATCACCTTTGCCGTGGGCCTGCCCTGCATTGCGCTGTGGGCGGGCAGTGGCGTGGCCATCCGCCGCTGGCTGGCCTCGCCGCGGCGCTTGCGCGCCTTCAACTGCGGCATGGCCGCCATGCTGGCCGGTACTGCGTTCTGGCTGATGGCGCAGATGCTGCCAGCCCATATGTTGCCGGTGGTCAGCGCGCTGATCTGA